The nucleotide sequence GTACACATGATATACCCGTTAAAAGTTATAACATTAGATAGATATCATATCAAGATTGTATTGTAAAGTGAGTAAAAGATATAACATATGATGTAGTTTGTCAAGAGAGTTAGGTATCGATTATGAACAGATATTGcgtttataaaagaatatttgatCGTAAATATCACTAACACGTTTTGAATGCAATAGCTATGGATAAGAGAAGCATTCTAGTTAAGCGTAACCCAAACATAAATGACCCTATGAGAAGTCTCGGCACATATATAAAACAATAAGCTTTTGTAAGCAAAATAAATAATATCGACTGATATTATTAGTTAGAATGTTATACATGGTGAAATAGCAATTAAATGTAATTAAAAGTAAAACTAAATCAAGTTCACACAATGGTCAAACCCATGTAAGAAAACACATATATTTTCTAAACAACTAGAATTGATTCCTTGCGTTGCGGGTTGGTTTTTTTAACGTGATTAGAGCGTTTTTTTTAATTGCTTAACAATCAAAAGGTAGACCATAAAAATAAGTGCGAAAATGAATTATATTTGACATTACTCACAGTGACGGATCTAGAAAATCTTTATATGGACAAAGGTTTCAAAAAAAGGGTaacaaaatcgaaaaaacgtcaaatatttctaaaatttacactaccgtcggGGCGTCAATTGGCAACGGAGGTTACCCCTTGTTACCAGGTAGGTCTGCCCCTGATTACTCATGAAACGTAAAGTAACTCTAATTTACGAAAGTCTAAAGAAATGTACGTCAAAATGTAGGCCAACTTAAAACGTAAAGTAACTCTAATTGACCCGATTCAtttccgaacaaaatttacgtcaaaatgtagGCAAACTGAAAATGTTGACAAAAATAAACAccaaatgtattatatttgacatgacacgttttttttataaaaattacattGAAACGTAAAACGTCAATTTATACCCGACgtgtacataaaaataaacacataaaactcAAGAGGGTGCCAAAATGACATGTTCAAAGTTTTTTTGAAACTTTAGAGcgtttaaatataaaaattaaaagttgagagtTCATGAAATTAACAAaaagaccaaaaaaaaaaatcaatttgaAGTCGATAGATGAAATTTATAAAAGgaccaaaaaaaaatcaaattatagTAGCTAATAACTTAGATTCATGAATTTTCTTATtctgatttataaaagaaaaataataatttatttatccaATTAAAGATAGTTTTAGGaataaatttatttatttggATTCATGAATTTTCTTATTctgatttaaatatatttatttggATTCATGAATTTTCTTAttctgattttataaaagaagaaatttatttatttatccaATTACATATTTAATAGAAAAATATGAACATATCTTTTGAATTAAATTATTGGTAAAACAACACGAGAAAGTCATGATTACAAAGGGAGGAGTGGATTGCATGTAGTCAACCTATTCAACGGAAAGAAGGAAGAAAGCATTTCTTGAACATCACAAAATCATTATGGAATAACATCTCGTTTCTCGAGAAATTGCATTATTCAATCTCCATCCCCATCTACCcacaaaaattctaaaaaaaataaaattaaataaaatccaTAATATATCAACAGAACTAAATTAACTAGCTTCATGTCTCCGAGATACTGTTCAACGACGGATGCCATCCCCTTGATTTCGAGTTCGCCGGACCTCTGTGTTTATCTGCTTTCCTCATCTGTATATATACAAAGTTAATTATAACTACGGAATTTTTTATAAGAATTAATAAAAAATCACACCTGATGATGGGTTTTCTCCAATTGGTTTGATCTTGTGACTGATGCCTCTAAATTTGATTTTGCTTCGGCGGACTCCGGTGCCAGAAAATCCTTGTAGTTATTGGCTTTTCCGTTCTTCTTTGCCTTTAATCCTTTCATCACCTCTgccaaacacaaaaaaaaaaaaaagatattattatttattatttaccAAAGGAGTTGTAGTTTAACAGGTAAATAGTAAAAGTGTTTCTTCCAAGTGGTTGATAGTATCAAAGGACCTTTGGTTTAGCCGTACTAAGGTGTTTATCTGATAATGTTTTGACTTTTCAAGTGGTTAGCGTTATGTTTCCGGCGGTGGACAAAAAATGTGCATTTTAGTTCGCGATGAAAAATTGTGTCAACAGTTTTAAGAGGTGTCTGACGACGCGAACAACGCAAGTTTTAAACATAaatacgactcgtttaactaatttatatttaatttctATAACACATTTGTATCTTTTATGTAACAAAAAGGATAAATGATGAATCTGACCTTCTAATTTTAATTATCTTTTAAAAAGTGAAAAAATGGTGTACTTTTTAGTAAGCAAGTTAATCGTATAGATAGAGTTTTTGAGTTgcgataaaaaaaaaaaaaaaaaaaaaaaaagtggagGGTTATATTCTCGTGACAAAGACTGACATAATTTTTGGAGTAAGTTTTAAGGGTACGCGAGTTAACAatttaaataaaaagaaaaagaaaaaatggAGGAACATAAACAAACCTTGGGTGGTGATGAGTCTATAAGCATGACCAAGAGCAAGATTATCGGTGGGGCGGAGAAGCTTGATGCGGGTAACACGAAGAGGTTGATTGGCGGTTGTAGGGTGGTCGTTGGGTGGTTGTTTATGGTGGTGGTCGGAGGAGTAGAAGGTGGTTGTAAGGAGGAGTGCAACATAGTGACCAGGGTGGAGCTTCATGATCTCAGCGGCGGAGATGGGAGCATAGTATCTTTCAGCTCTGCCATTTTGGGTCTGTAAGATGAGGCTTGCATTATCAACGGCTTGACAGTTGCCCATGAATTTGACCGCTAGCTGGCTGGCTGGCTGTGATGATGGAAGAAGAAGATGTGTAGTTGGAGGAAGAGATGTTATACACCACAACAGTCTATATATACCAGCCAGCCAACCCACCACTAcccttatctctctctctctctctccaaataTTATAATACTTTGTAATTGTATTATCTCTTACTAACGATAAAGGAACGAAATTTAAGTCAAATATATGCGTACTTTTATAAAAGTTTTTTTAAAAGTATTGAGATTTTTAATTTATGAAAATCACGAAATTTATTAATTTTCTGAAATTGTTATGTCTTTGAGCTTGTCTAAGAATACTTATGTATATGGCTATGGCTATGGTATGTGGATCTAAGTTTGTACACGAATCGAACGTATGTGAACGGGAGTATAGTTGGGTTTGTTTGTTTAAGTTTAGTTGAACAGACGATCGAACATGAACAATGAAGCGAACAAGGTTTTTTAGTTTGTGTTTGTTAAGAAAAGGAATGTGTTTCGGTTCAAATTTGTTTGAGTCTGGTTGGTTATAGTATGTTAAGAAATGGAGTGTGTTTCGGTTCAAATGAAATattcacgaacacaaacaaacataattaaacataGATGAACGGACATAGCCGAACGAACGCCAGATAAAAGTAAGTGTGAATATTAATATGTTGGGcctgaaagtttaataaaataagaCTAAGTTGTAAGAGGTACTATTTCAATTTCATAAAACaactctaaattatattttacCTAAGTAATTTAAATGAATATGTAAACAAACGAACTTAAACCAAACAAATTTAAACAAGTGTACACTAACGAACATAAATAAACGTATATAAACGAACGTTCATGAGAAAATACATGTCTCGTTTAAGTAAATGCATAAAAAAAAGTTATTCACAAACGGTTCACTAAACGTTTGGTTCATCTAAAAGCCTACATGGATCGATAGTTGTGTATCTATTTTCAATTGCTATTCGAATTTATTCCAATCTGCTCTTGCTAAAAATTTTGTCGTAAGTGAAACACACTTAGTATTACAATCAACTAATAAAATTTTATACACATTTTAAATAGAATCGTGTAGTGTATGTTTTCATTACATATATGAGGCTAAAATGACAAGTTGTATCACCAGTTCATTACCCTTTTCAACTCACATGGAAAGTGGTGTGCATTGATGCCTTGATGGTATCTTATGATGATGGTGATCAAAATATACAGGGCCAGTAAAAGTAAAAGTAATTAGGCTTAGGTCCTCCAAGAGAATATGATCTCAATTTAAAAGAAAATTAACATGCTAACTATTAAAGTATTAATATTAGTGCAAACTTATTATTTTAAAGTTGTTTGATTCCTTATACAAGCAAACCACTCTGTGTCATAGTTATGTTAGATTTTATTTGGTTCCAGTCGTTTATAATAATCAAAGAAGAAAAATGGTCTCAAAATTTCATTTCGTCTTAGGCCTCTAAAATGGTTGGAAGTTGGAACTGCCCTGACATGTTTTCAGAATCACATGATTAGATGTTGTTCCTGGTTTTTTtgtaagatcaattatgtgaatgGTGTTATACAAAGTTATCAACTTATTAAAAGGTAAGGACATTGTTGCCGCATTATAGTCGTGGGTATTTATGACATCTAGGAAAAAGGGTGGGGATTTCATCAAGTTTGGTGCTTGTTTACAAGGGTCGACTCTTCTTGTCGCTTTTAATAATAAAACTACATCGTCTTAGTGTTACGACCTTAGAAGGGGGTTAAATATTCTAATCCTTATGCCTTAATAACTTTAACATACTTTCTCTCATTTTCTTGAGTTAATAGCATATAAAAGTAGTTTTCATGTTATTAATTTATCGATGGTTCAACGCTTTTACGTTTACTTTTTGTTTGATTTAATTACTAAAATTGTTAAAGTTGTTTTGATTAAATAAATGATGGTTATTTTATAtgtatactaggttataaccccgtgtattacacgggttgagtaaataaatttatatactaaataataaaacgttatatctttaaaaacttcttttattgcacgggttgaataaatataattttatatataaaataataaaaagttatatatataagaatcatattgtacgggttgaattaatgtaattttatatatcaaataaaaaaatatctttaaaaccacatgtattacacgggttgaataaatgtaatattgtttaccaaataataaaataatacatctttaaaaaaccctaTTTATTACACAAGttacataaatgtaattttatataccaaataataaaaagttagtaaatataattttgtatagtgaaaataaaaatatttaatatattaatacaaagtttggttttcttgataaataatttattttatttaaaatattttaaattaacaatttacaattttggataatattttattaaaaaaatagaggaatggtattcgaaatttaaagtaggataaaatttaatattagctcattattcatttatttatttaattatatagtatagtatagtatagtatagataaaaatttagattgatataaatagattattttgttgtagcaaaatttgttaacgaattCTTAATAAATTTAACCCAATATTTAAAattccgtaaatgtataaatgataaataacaTTAGTtattacgattttggcccatgtggttatatcacttttacccttttagcccaaaaaaagaattttttaacatctgaacccctaacgtcttttttctaacttttttggcccctaacactaacctcatccattaaatgttaggggccaaaagggttagaaaaaagacgttaggggccaaaaagattagaaaaaaagacgttgagggctcagatattaaaaattcttttttggctaaaagagtaaaagtgatataaccataggggccaaaatcgtaatttactatattagttaaataaataatattataaatgaaaaggagattaaactaaataataattatccataagaaattaaactaaataatatttagtaggaggattatctataattaattagaaaagattaaactaaactaatacttatctataaaacatggcctaatatgatgacaagtgtccccaaaatggtttcttttattatatagtatagatatctGATATCAAATATGTTATTTATATAGAAATAATCTTCTATATCTTATCACCAAGTTTATCCACAATTCCCATATACGTTATTATGCATTTGTTTGCCTCACCACACAGACACCTTTTTCTGTATTTATCTTTGGCTTCGAATAATTGAATAGATTTTTTAATATCATTTCTTTAATCATGTTGTCTATAGGACTTGAACTTAAGACTTCCAAAACTAGATGTTTCTAATGGCGATAATGAGCCACCAACCCCATTGATGAATAATTAAATAGATCATATGCTCATTcatcttttttttaataaattatggttatgttatatattatttgattTCATATATGCTAGTTATGTAGAAATAATCTTTAATAGTTTATATCTTTTCACCAACTTTATCTACAATTCCCGTATACGTTATTATGCATTTGCTTGCCTCACCACACCACACCGACTTTGTTTTCTGTATTTATCTTTGGCTTTAAATAATTGAATAGATTTTTTTTGACGTTAAATTTCTTTAATCTTGTCGTCTATACGACTTGTACCTAAAACCTTCAAAGCTAGTTGTTCATAAAGATTTCGCCTTTGCCAATGGGCCACCAACCCCATTGGTGAATAATTGAATAGATGATATGCTCatctatttttttaaataaataatggTTATTTTATATATTTGATATCATATATGTTACTTATATAGAAATACTCTTTTATATCTTTTCACCGACTTTATCCACAATTCCTGTTTATTATGCATTTGCTTGCCTCACCATACCGACTCTTTTTCTTTATTTATCTCTGGTTTTGATTAACCGAATAGATCATATGCTAATTTGTCCTTTTTCCCTTTAATTGCATTAcattaacaaaaataaaaataaaaataaaaaaaattaatgatgaaaatgaaattaataaATTAAACTTTTAATCATAAACCCAAATACTTAGTTTGGACATGACATTTTGAAGGCTAGAGCACCCGTAACGCGGGTTTCATAGATGTGGAATAACGTCCGGTGGATGACAACGGATGAAAGTCCCATGAAGTCATGAACGTTGGGTTGTTCGGGTTCGTCTGGGATTTTTATGGTTGTTATATGCGTAAAGACGACTAACAATATCATccttttaatttttgttttcgTTTACTTTTTCAAAATTGTTGAGAATtgcattttttatatatttataagactttatacatgtttttaagaatTTGTAACAAATATAAActttttaaaaatattataatcttctaataattttttataaaaatctaaaGTTCTATAATATTTATAGTATGTTTTATGATTTTATAAAACATAGTTTATTGTATCTATTTACGTAGTATGTAAAACCAACAGTTTATTATGATAAATAGTATAGTTATATGAAATAACTATTCGAAACCCTAGCCAAAACCCACCACATCCACCGCTgattaataacaaaaaaaatagcTAAAACCCAACACATCAACCAACAACACCCACAAAAACCGACCCAAAACCAAAAAATCAAACCCAGAACTGGAAGTGACCGTACGGAACGGGTCACGATGTGGCTCGTCATCAGAGCTCTGATAAGGCCTGGTTTTTCGGTGTGGCTCGTGGTGAGAGGCGGTGGCAGAGGTGTTTAAGGGGAGGCGGTGGTGGAGGTGTTACATATCTAAGATTAGAGAAGATAAGTTGCAGTGGCTGGGTGGTGGTTGTGGAGAACAGAGAGCAAAGGATGAGAAAAGAGAGGGTTGTTCATGGTGTTGGTGGGACACAtgaagttagagagagaaagagaaagaaaatgaaagttaTGAGAGAgaggattttatttattatttttttacatttttagttttttttaaattgttttatttattagaGACATTTTAAATAAATTAGTAAAATTATTAATATACCTAATTTAACATTCGAATTTAACTGAGTTAGAGCTAAAAGACATATTGTATAAGGTTTTGTAAACATAAAATATGAATCCtattaatttaaaatataaatgaCACACTTTACAATTTCATATAAACGTAAATGACGATTTTTATAATTTACTCTTTATGATAATTGAATAAACAATATTGTAAGACAAATGACAAATTCTAAACCTTTAGTAAACATTACATTAATAATTCTTCCCCCACATAAACAAAAAAAGTCACTAAGGAGTTCGATGGTTATATAGTTTCCTTTTGGGTTGGAGCACACCATGCATGATCAAAAGAATATTCTTCCACCCTTGATTTTTTTggactctctccctctccctctcccctCCCCACTCATACATAcaaatcacactttctttgtGTGTCTAATTGATTAAATTTATGAGTTTAATTATTATATATCTAAGGAACTATTCATTGTTATTTCTTTTCCTAAAGTACGTCATAAATTACCGTAAGCTAAGACggtaagtttaaaaaaaaatcttttgtttctttcttaattgttttttaaataacaatgcaTCAGATTCAGGTATACAGCAAAAAGGAAGGAAACCCACTCAGACTTTATTTTTTCAAATTATATATCACGCAG is from Helianthus annuus cultivar XRQ/B chromosome 9, HanXRQr2.0-SUNRISE, whole genome shotgun sequence and encodes:
- the LOC110879775 gene encoding uncharacterized protein LOC110879775 codes for the protein MGNCQAVDNASLILQTQNGRAERYYAPISAAEIMKLHPGHYVALLLTTTFYSSDHHHKQPPNDHPTTANQPLRVTRIKLLRPTDNLALGHAYRLITTQEVMKGLKAKKNGKANNYKDFLAPESAEAKSNLEASVTRSNQLEKTHHQMRKADKHRGPANSKSRGWHPSLNSISET